A genomic window from Prunus persica cultivar Lovell chromosome G2, Prunus_persica_NCBIv2, whole genome shotgun sequence includes:
- the LOC18786380 gene encoding mediator of RNA polymerase II transcription subunit 15a: MEPVDWRTQFPADSRERVVNKIMNTLRKRFPSSDSEKCISEIKNIALKFEEKIYMVARNQKEYVMKIMSRLEAMVPSSSKSNPSYSGLNTSNPGGNQGQSIAVQSRDQSQAREQHSLPNVPNTIASGGFSSNLASARSTVSVPARVPLPNSATENSNSQKSVGNLSGQGAPINVSANNVRQEHGRQHSPHIGTQQNHEQLNHHLGIQVKQENITPSCIAQQKQLQQYQQQKLLKPAQKQTSQQSVMQTPAIRPSEAHVAPLSDLRQDQMSSFEQTTRSVIKNHPHTASRQIHQSQETPDIHQNVSSRPDNLAMQSPKQSHLMGNPGLQQQQTRLPGQPNNVQQWFQVQKMNLSSTHHEQLAERNNISVLQQSSQLLGIQCPSSGMRQSNFKMQEETQHTASALLPNQGQRSQPQSLERQLNSQSQPDKMRQLPNPTEQDQQQTYQTSGTVTSTSENRISFVDNWQEDTYRKVESLKSKFLTPLSDMLRKVTYTIQQFNSVSQQTERVSIERYKALKNRLTEIILHLNVPKSKITPSYKENLGSMERQILLILHTYGRAKPVPSLQHEQLPSDVHSMRQMVQLHSQTPQVHTHQDERKLPLQSVNLQCSATSNATNFVNSSRSPAEHPTLKHDMVHLRKNLTEQYSGQANSLTAVRQVASGSSKIPTGGSQKPKVQTLSQIPIHETQSNLNALDSSCSTLKDMHLKLPKEEPAVQTQNPKQELRRHMIMEQLVQQQKIVHQHHEPVKLQSGASFPHAVPKILGSSCQEISQYSSQIDKKNLLIPLTKARTTLYPANSPSIKISSLVPLAASSRTGDSEKPISDTSSLSNAGSTGDPQVNGAQSPSPFVISTPGMSASPLLEEYTNGIQCNTSTIISDELTVSEQPIQRLTKVVNLMSSKTISAAVLDIGSIMCTTDRILGPETDGRSIGSFGKDFVEMTNSHLLKRYLTWQDNTFPTRKLKRCRSTVPMHVVDSLPEFNDKEKFDLDSTAISYIRRPRIEVNQTLLEEITVINHQLIDTVLDISDEDTPPTVTSAPIKVGEGTIVRCSFIAVAISPSLKSEQLSIQPLRLLVPANYPLCSPIFLDKLRVDISNELEDLSAKVKSKLNISLRSLTEPLSLGEIARTWDVCARAAISEYAQQFGGGSFSSKCGMWEDCLSAA; the protein is encoded by the exons ATGGAGCCCGTCGATTGGAGAACTCAATTTCCTGCAGATTCTCGAGAAAGAGTTGTAAATAAGAT TATGAATACCTTAAGGAAGCGTTTTCCATCTTCTGACTCGGAAAAATGTATATCTGAAATCAAGAATATTGCTCTAAAGTTCGAGGAAAAGATTTATATGGTTGCCAGAAACCAG aaAGAATATGTAATGAAGATCATGTCAAGGTTGGAGGCAATGGTTCCTTCATCATCAAAGTCAAACCCTTCCTATTCTGGTCTAAACACCTCGAATCCAG GTGGTAATCAAGGCCAATCAATTGCTGTTCAATCCAGAGATCAGTCTCAAGCACGGGAACAACATTCATTGCCTAATGTTCCAAATACCATTGCATCTGGTGGATTTTCTTCTAACTTAGCATCTGCACGGTCGACTGTCAGTGTTCCAGCTCGGGTTCCCTTGCCAAACAGTGCTACTGAAAATTCTAACTCGCAGAAGTCAGTAGGAAATTTATCAGGGCAAGGGGCACCTATCAATGTTTCTGCCAATAATGTGAGACAGGAGCACGGGAGACAACATTCACCCCACATTGGTACTCAGCAGAACCATGAGCAACtaaatcatcatcttggtATTCAGGTCAAGCAGGAAAACATCACACCATCATGTATAGCCCAGCAAAAACAACTACAGCAGTACCAGCAGCAGAAACTCTTAAAACCTGCTCAGAAACAGACCTCTCAACAATCTGTCATGCAAACTCCTGCCATACGGCCTTCTGAGGCACATGTTGCTCCACTTTCTGATCTTCGGCAGGATCAGATGTCTTCTTTCGAGCAGACAACACGCTCTGTGATTAAGAATCATCCTCACACAGCATCTAGGCAAATACACCAATCACAAGAGACTCCTGATATTCATCAAAATGTATCATCAAGACCAGATAATCTAGCAATGCAATCACCAAAGCAATCACATTTGATGGGTAATCCTGGCTTGCAGCAGCAACAGACTAGGTTACCAGGCCAACCAAATAATGTACAACAATGGTTTCAGGTACAAAAAATGAATCTTTCAAGTACACATCATGAACAATTGGCGGAAAGAAACAATATTTCTGTACTGCAACAAAGCTCGCAGCTGCTTGGAATACAATGTCCTAGCTCAGGCATGCGCCAAAGCAATTTTAAAATGCAGGAGGAAACCCAACACACTGCTTCAGCTCTTTTGCCAAATCAAGGTCAACGGTCACAACCACAGTCTCTCGAGAGGCAACTGAACTCTCAATCACAGCCAGATAAGATGCGACAGCTGCCAAATCCAACAGAACAAGATCAGCAGCAAACATATCAAACATCAG GAACAGTAACGTCCACATCTGAGAATAGGATTTCATTTGTAGACAACTGGCAAGAGGATACCTATAGGAAG GTTGAAAGTTTAAAAAGCAAGTTTTTAACACCTCTTAGTGATATGCTTCGAAAAGTGACATATACCATCCAGCAG TTCAATTCCGTCTCTCAACAGACAGAAAGAGTCAGTATTGAGAGATATAAAGCATTGAAGAATAGGTTGACGGAGATCATTTTGCATCTAAATGTGCCCAAAAGCAAAATTACACCTTCTTACAAGGAGAATCTGGGTTCAATGGAGAGGCAAATTCTGCTTATTCTTCACACGTATGGAAGGGCAAAGCCTGTTCCTTCACTGCAGCATGAACAACTTCCTTCTGATGTGCACTCCATGCGTCAAATGGTGCAACTTCATTCTCAAACTCCTCAAGTTCATACACATCAAGACGAAAGGAAGCTACCATTGCAGTCAGTGAACTTGCAGTGTTCTGCAACAAGCAATGCGACAAACTTCGTGAACAGTTCTAGGTCTCCAGCAGAGCATCCAACCCTGAAACATGACATGGTGCATTTGAGAAAGAATTTGACTGAGCAATATTCAGGACAAGCAAATTCGTTGACTGCAGTGCGGCAGGTTGCCTCAGGATCCTCAAAAATCCCTACAGGCGGTTCTCAAAAACCTAAGGTTCAGACCTTGTCACAAATACCCATACATGAAACGCAGTCTAATTTAAATGCTCTTGATTCTAGCTGTAGTACGCTTAAAGATATGCACCTCAAATTACCTAAAGAAGAGCCGGCTGTACAGACTCAAAACCCAAAGCAAGAACTTCGAAGGCACATGATCATGGAGCAACTAGTGCAACAACAGAAAATAGTGCACCAGCATCATGAGCCGGTAAAGCTGCAGTCTGGAGCTTCATTTCCTCACGCTGTGCCCAAAATTCTTGGTTCTTCCTGTCAAGAAATTTCTCAGTACTCTTCTCagattgacaagaaaaatctGCTGATACCCCTTACGAAAGCTAGAACGACTTTGTATCCTGCAAACTCCCCCTCTattaaaatttcttctttgGTTCCCTTGGCTGCATCATCTAGGACAGGAGATTCTGAGAAACCTATTTCTGATACTTCATCCCTTTCAAATGCTGGGAGTACTGGAGATCCACAAGTAAATGGTGCACAATCTCCATCGCCCTTTGTCATCAGCACTCCTGGGATGTCTGCATCACCCTTGCTCGAAGAGTACACTAATGGCATTCAGTGTAACACTTCAACAATAATTTCTGATGAGTTGACTGTTTCTGAGCAGCCTATTCAGCGCTTAACTAAAGTG GTGAACTTGATGTCATCTAAAACAATAAGTGCTGCTGTTTTGGATATTGGTTCCATAATGTGTACAACTGATAGAATATTAGGACCAGAAACCGATGGGAGATCTATAGGTTCGTTTGGTAAAGATTTTGTGGAAATGACCAATTCTCATTTGCTAAAGAGGTATTTGACCTGGCAAGATAACACCTTTCCAACAAGGAAACTTAAACGCTGCAGAAGTACAGTGCCAATGCATGTTGTTGATAGCTTACCAGAGTTTAATGATAAGGAGAAATTTGACTTGGATTCGACTGCAATATCTTACATCAGAAGGCCTAGGATTGAG GTGAATCAAACCCTCTTAGAAGAAATTACAGTAATCAACCACCAACTAATAGACACAGTACTGGATATCAGTGATGAAGACACCCCTCCAACAGTAACCTCAGCCCCAATTAAAGTTGGTGAAGGAACCATCGTCAGGTGCTCCTTCATTGCTGTGGCCATCAGTCCAAGTCTGAAGTCAGAGCAG CTTTCAATCCAGCCTTTACGATTGCTTGTTCCTGCAAATTATCCGTTGTGCTCCCCCATATTTCTAGACAAGTTGAGAGTGGACATCAG TAATGAGCTAGAAGATCTTTCAGCAAAGGTGAAGTCAAAACTCAATATCTCTCTCCGGAGCTTGACGGAACCTTTGTCCCTTGGGGAGATAGCAAGGACATGGGATGTTTGCGCCCGAGCGGCTATTTCTGAATATGCACAGCAGTTTGGGGGAGGAAGCTTCAGTTCTAAGTGTGGAATGTGGGAAGACTGTCTTAGTGCTGCTTGA